The Bacteroidia bacterium genome contains a region encoding:
- the kdsB gene encoding 3-deoxy-manno-octulosonate cytidylyltransferase, whose amino-acid sequence MASNLVLGVIPARYGSTRFEGKPLIDIAGKTMIQRVYEQVQKANLDKIIVATDDTRIYKHVQNWQGNVIMTDKKHPSGTDRCAEVAALYPEYNFILNIQGDEPLIHPDTINSLIHTLNNPDCHIATAYTDFKDMESLLSSNTAKVVMDVRGKVLYFSRSVIPYIRNLPQNEWLKQYPYKKHVGIYGFRRNILLEIAQISPSSLEQAESLEQLRWLEQGYQMYAFYTPHDAIGVDTPADVDKIIKKLC is encoded by the coding sequence ATGGCTTCTAATTTAGTGTTGGGGGTTATACCTGCCCGTTATGGTTCTACTCGTTTTGAAGGCAAACCACTGATAGATATTGCAGGTAAAACTATGATACAACGAGTGTATGAGCAGGTTCAGAAAGCTAATCTTGATAAAATTATAGTGGCTACAGATGATACACGGATATACAAACATGTACAAAATTGGCAAGGTAATGTAATTATGACCGATAAAAAACACCCCAGCGGTACAGATAGGTGTGCTGAGGTAGCTGCTTTGTACCCTGAATATAATTTTATCTTGAATATTCAAGGTGATGAACCGCTCATACATCCCGATACCATAAATTCGCTTATACACACACTAAATAACCCCGATTGTCATATAGCCACGGCTTATACAGACTTCAAGGATATGGAAAGTTTATTAAGTTCTAATACGGCAAAAGTAGTTATGGATGTAAGAGGTAAAGTTTTGTATTTCAGTCGCAGTGTAATACCTTATATTAGGAATCTACCGCAAAATGAGTGGTTAAAGCAGTATCCATATAAAAAGCATGTAGGCATATATGGATTTAGGCGCAATATCCTTTTAGAAATAGCTCAAATATCTCCCTCTTCGTTAGAGCAAGCAGAGTCATTAGAGCAGCTTCGTTGGTTAGAGCAAGGGTATCAAATGTATGCTTTTTATACACCGCATGATGCAATAGGTGTAGACACCCCTGCGGACGTAGACAAAATCATAAAAAAACTGTGTTGA